The following nucleotide sequence is from Burkholderiales bacterium.
GCGCGAAAAATTTTCGGGGATCTGGCGAGTAAATGTTTTACCGAGAAACCGGCCAACTAAAAACGACTTACGCCGCCGACCTGCAGATATTTCCGATCCGCCAGGACCGGATTGCAATGGTCGTCTTGCTGGTATTCGCGTTTATCGTCGTTCCCTTCATCGGTAACGATTACTGGTTCAGCGCGATTCTGATTCAGTTTCTGGTGCTTGCGCTTGCCGCATTGGGGCTTAATATCCTGACCGGCTACGCTGGCCAGTTGTCGCTCGGCACGGCCGGATTTATGGCGGTTGGCGCCTTCGCCGCATTCAACTTTGCTCTGCGCGTGCCCGCGTTGCCGCTGCTGGCGACGTTCGTCCTCGCCGGCCTGACGGCGGCGCTCGTCGGTATCGTGTTCGGCTTGCCGAGCCTGCGCATCAAGGGGTTTTACCTCGCTGTCGCGACACTCGCCGCGCAGTTTTTTATCGAATGGGCGCTCACCAAATTCGGCTGGTTTTCGAATTACAGCTCATCCGGCGTGATTAGCGCACCACGCATGGCTATCCTCGGTTTTGCTTTTGACACGCCGGTAAGAAAGTATCTGCTCACGCTGTCGATCGTCACCATCCTCGCGCTGCTCGCAAAAAACATGATGCGCTCGGAAACCGGCCGCGCGTTCATGGCGGTGCGCGATATGGATGTCGCCGCGGAAGTCATCGGCATTCCGCTGCTCAAAACCAAATTGCTCGCGTTTGCGATCAGTTCGTTCTACTGCGGGATTGCAGGCGCGCTCTGGGCATTCGTGTATCTGGGCTCCGTCGAGCCGCAGGCGTTCGACCTGAACCGCTCGTTTCAAGTCCTGTTCATGATCATCATTGGCGGTATCGGCACTATCCTGGGCTCGTTCCTGGGCGCCGCGTTCATCGTGCTGCTGCCGATTCTGCTGAACGTGAGCGCGCACATGATCGCCGGCGGCAACGTCAGCTCCAGCCTGCTCTCGAATCTCGAACTCATCATTTTCGGCGGTTTGATCGTTTTCTTTCTGGCCGTCGAGCCGCTCGGCCTCGCGCGGCTGTGGCAGATCGGCAAGGAAAAACTGCGGTTATGGCCGTTCCCGCATTAGGGTTGTAAACTGATTGCGGCCATAAGAAGATTGACTCGACCACTGGAGGTGACAATGCACAAAGCTATTTTTTCCACCCTG
It contains:
- a CDS encoding branched-chain amino acid ABC transporter permease, with the protein product MFYRETGQLKTTYAADLQIFPIRQDRIAMVVLLVFAFIVVPFIGNDYWFSAILIQFLVLALAALGLNILTGYAGQLSLGTAGFMAVGAFAAFNFALRVPALPLLATFVLAGLTAALVGIVFGLPSLRIKGFYLAVATLAAQFFIEWALTKFGWFSNYSSSGVISAPRMAILGFAFDTPVRKYLLTLSIVTILALLAKNMMRSETGRAFMAVRDMDVAAEVIGIPLLKTKLLAFAISSFYCGIAGALWAFVYLGSVEPQAFDLNRSFQVLFMIIIGGIGTILGSFLGAAFIVLLPILLNVSAHMIAGGNVSSSLLSNLELIIFGGLIVFFLAVEPLGLARLWQIGKEKLRLWPFPH